Part of the Nicotiana tabacum cultivar K326 chromosome 20, ASM71507v2, whole genome shotgun sequence genome, AGCAATTCAATGCACTACACCTATGACAATGGTTGATACCAACAATAAGCATGCACTTCTCAACTTTCACATGTCAAAACATGAACAATTCAAAACACTCAAACAACCTACCCATAATCACCCAACATCAAATATTGATTCATTGTCAACAAGCACTCTTGACTTGCACACTCACTCCAACAAGAAAGTTTAATAAATTTACCTATCCGTCGTGGAACCATGTGCCATCACCAAAAAAACAAGAGAGTATGTAGTCCACACATTTAAATCAAAagttttacacataagtcaagaATATTATGAACAAAAATTAACACTTAGATTCTGGAGAATATACTTAGAGTATGTGTTATTGACTTCGTAGGGCAGTGAGATCGATTCTTATcattggccgagtttgcttataacaacagttatcaatccagcatcgagatagctccatttgaggctttatatggctgGTAATGTCGCTCCCCcatcggttggtttgagcccgacgagtctaggttatatggtactgatttggaaaaggatgccttagataaggaGAAGTTGATTTAGGGGCAACTTCGCACAACACAATCCAAATGGAAGAGTTACGCGGATAAGAAAGCGTGTGATTTAttatttatggtgggcgagaaagttctcttgaaaatctcgccgatgaagggtatcatgaggttcagaaagaagggcaagttgagtccgaggtttattgtcccatttgaggtgttgaagcaAGTTTGGGATGTtacttacgagcttgctttgcctcccagtctctcgggagttcatccaattttccatgtttctatgctccggaagtactgtactgacaggtcgcatgtgttagattacCGCACAGTTTAGCCaaatgagagcttgggttataagGAGGAGCCAATTGTCACTGTTGCCAGGAAGGTCCGTTATTTGAGGTCTAAGAAGATTGCAATGgtaaaggtctagtggaggggccaaccagtcgaggaggcgacttgggagactgaggaggacatgtggagcagatatccacactttaTTCAGTACTCAGGTATGATTTTAGGACTTTGATCtaaaaaaatatgttattttattaGAGTCTTTCGTATAAATTCTATTTATATTTAGGGTATTGAATTCCAATCACTTCACgggtattttttttatattgggtttatgagtatttttttttgttacaagACTTTAGGTTAGtagtctttatttttattttctgggTTTATGGGTCTTTATGTTTCTCTTTTTTATGTTTAGAGTACTTCTTCAAGGTTTAcgagtattttttttaaataataaaacagtcattcaattatttttcttatatttcgAATTTTAATAtcaactaaatttttgttattaaaTCATGATTGGGAGTAAGAACATATATTAGCAATCACAAATGTAGTAAACTCAGTCaattccaatttttaaaaaatttaagtatcaagcttaactaacaaaatattttaattttaagaatataaagaagGAGAAATGTTGGTGAGATTCAAAAGTAGCAATGGTTGTTAATCCTAAAGTGCTATGTcatagtaattttttttattacactGAACATAGAATTTttattggataaaattataattacagttaaatatttaaaacttggGATGAGCTAATATTAAGATTTGTATCAAAAAAAATTCTCTTTAACATTAAGAACAAATAACTAAATCGTACTTAACCAAAAAAGTCTTTGATTTAACTAATTTGCAAAATTCAAGTTATTCTTTTTGAAATTTATCATATAAATCAGTTATAGAAAATCGTATTAAGAACAAAAAATGCAAACGTTAAACAATAAGGATGAACATTAGAAGACAATAAATATTCTAAGTGAGTTgacatttattatttttctttcttttggtatttatttaaacaaataacaactcCCTATACATTTGGATGTAAGAAGTAACTTATTGTAAAATGTTAGCTTAGATTTTAAAACTTAGCATTTGATAACCTCATTTACATACTCATTTACATGTTTTTCCTGTACAAATATTTTATGATTGACGCTAAGCACACATACAACGCATTGTATACTAAAGttagtaattttaaaaaaaaattctagtgatgTAAAATTTGTCTAGTAAGCGAAGATTTCATGTTTCTGAAGTTGGCCCCTTGCATATATTTTTACATCCTAAAAAATAGTCAATCTAATTTTCTCTTTTCAACTTCTAAGTCCAAGAGATTACTTTAGTTCGTCCATTTCTTTCTGTTGACTAGCTAGCGAGGGGCATAAAAAAGTGTGTATAGGATTTACTTGACCCCATAGCGTGTTTGATTGTTCGCCCTTCTCCCATTAAACTGACGAGTTTCGTCGTTATTTGATAAATGAACTTTAGCCCTAACTCAACGTCAAAAAATTATAGAATTGACTATCACCTCTCCTTGTAAATAATGCGTATTCAAGCACTTATTTATCTGATACATGTGACTTTCGCAAAGTAAGGAAAATCGCTGTGATATATATCATCATGTAACATCCATAGGTAAGTCGATTGAATAATTATCTCATCATACATAATTGAAGATATCTCTGTAATTTAACAAATTGGGCAACTTATCACTTCCTACATTGTATTTTCATCATGCCTTTTAAGATAGAAAGCCACCAATTTATAATGGAAGCATTCGAAGATGGAGAAGTAGTCGTTAGCTTTCTGATATACTTTTTGGACCAAGTTGCAATAGACTAAACtctctaattttttattttttgagagCTAAAGTCGTCGAGATAGCACTGATCAAAAATCAATCTAAAAAATTAAATGACGGATAAAAAGACTATTGGAAAGCATATCATTTATACAAAGTATGTCGAGCCAATTGCCAATATGTTGGGAAAATATTAtagagaaaataacaaaaaaatcttcaaaagataaaaataaggctTGCTGGCATCCAATAATCAATACTATAAGTTGTCATCACTGGTTTTtgctttttccctttttatgcTCTGCACTCCTTTTTACCCACTAGGGAAATCTTCCTAGGATCATTGACTAAACAAGATAATACACGAGAGAATATAAAAATGTAAGTCACTCTAAAATTATATCTGTATAATTTAAATAACTAGTTTGAATCATGGAATATGCTGTTAACATTTGTTTTAGGATAGACTATTTATATCACAACCTCTTGAATACGATCATTTCATACATGCATAATACCTCGTATATTGAATTATCTTCTTTTTTAAGTCACCTCTTGTATTTATAATAGGTATCAAAGGTAATATATTAGGTATCGATTAAGAGAATAAAATCTTTAAACGATtgacttcttttctttgtatttctcCAATTAAAAACAAATTCACGAAGCTACATTGACATTTGTTAAATAAAGCAGGTTTAAAGCTGACTCCAAGTAGAAACCACATGGAAACGTATAGCTTTTTGCCTACTAGTTGACTACTTGACTGGCTTTTGTCAACCGGCTATAGCCGGTAACAGCTTCTCCTAACTTCTTGACCGTCGGATTACAAGAGATGAGATTTAACGGTGGAGATTCTGAGATTCACCAATACGAGTTGACCTTGACTTTATTTATTTGTagagtaatcaaccatctcggcTGTTGCGCCACTAATATTCTGCAATATTATGTAGTACAGTCAAACGTCCATGTAACAGCatcgtttgttccgaatatttttgaatGTCATAGTAAAATGctattatagagaacatatattataacataacattaAAATTGGTTCCggaaaaacttgacttttataatgaagtattgttatagagaggtctgaccaGTGGCGAAGTTAGAAATTTCCGTAAGGGTCTTCAAATCTTAAAAAAGTGGAAAAAGTTTTCGACAAATGGTATTCAgtatgtgttatgtatttttaaaatataatattttatacacatacacagtgtaatttttcgacgaagggtggTCAATTGATCAACCTTATGACCATGTGGCTTCGACCATAGGTCTGACTGTATATGTTTATTATTATGATAGTGGTTCGTGTACCAACACAATTTATAGGGTAATTGTCCGTCAAAgttcaaacaaataaaaaaaatcacttaGTACAAAAATTTGAATTCTGATCTCTTATATATAGTTTTCACGTGAAAATATGAATCGAAAattttgatttatgtgtaaaaaaaGGTCAATGGAACGGAGCTTTGACATGACCAACTTTGTTTGAAGTGACTAACGTTAGAACATAGAATGAGTCTATGATTATGACTAGGTCCATAAATCTTTTGACAAACAACAATGCCAAATGTAATACAATATGTTGGAAAACGACCTTTTCCTACGCGTATATAGTGAGTGATTGTCAAGTCTTTATGGTCACCTTAGAACAAAAAGTCTTTGGTCATTTTCAATAGAGTTAGGACAATCTTTTCCTAATTTCATGTATTGTTCAACACGAATAGAGTATGACTATTCTACTACTTAGATAGCTAGTGACAATCGGGtgctttttcattttcttaatttttcttcCCTTAATCTCCCCTTAATCATTTTGTCAAATTCTCCATTCTTTAACATATTCTATAGGATAATAATTTTGTGGCCTCAACGAGATAAATTACAAAGTACGTAATATGGCtatttaataaaaaaagaaattaccaatTTAAACTAATAATCTAAATTCTAATATGAATTTACGGTCTTGAATTGGTACAAGGTAAAAGATGCCTTGTACCAAAAGTTAGGGATAAGAGAGGGTGATAATAGTCTGTGAGTAGAATTATTCAAGCTTATTCCATGTGCTAAATAAATGAATTTGAGTGAAAAATGACATTAAACAGAAGAGTCgtaattttattttcttgtaatttaaTTATGTCAACTACTGATTTTTGTAAATGGTTTGAGATAAATTATTGTATGTCATATCCTAGTCCAAATAGACTTTATAAATGATGGTATATCTATGTTACTTTGATGTTTTCGTCCATATGTTTTGTCttaaaaaaataaagcaagtGATTTCTGTAGTTACTCAGGAAACATGAACCCAACCGTAAAATGCCCCAAAACATTCTCTTCTCCATTTCCTATTTTCTTTTGCTAAATATTGCCATTTCTTCACAAACCAAAAATGATAACAAGAACCCAAACCATTAAACTTCCGGAGAAGAAGAGTCCGGTCACAATTAAACCCCTTCTTGGAAACAAAGGAAATATTTGATCCAATTCTAATACTGGGCAGGATTCGCTAGTCGCGACATAAGCCAACAGCAGTATGAATGAACACAAAAGATTACAATGTTTAGGTGTGACAGCAAGTCCATGGTCAAGATAATATTAATTGAATAACACGTGCTTTACTACCTTGAAAAACCCAATGCTGAATTCAACTGTAGTTTTCTGTTCTcatattgtaaaaaaaaaaaaaaattgaactctCTGGAAGCTTTATTTACGATGACTTTCAATAATCTTGGGCAACTTGCTCTTCTTCTGTTGATATTTGGCAAATGAATACCACACACCACCGGCTGTGTTGACCACCAAACCAGTGACATTCAAAGCATGTACTTCTACACCTCCCAACATGACAAACCCAAGTGTCTGAATAGGGAAACACTATTAGTGCTTATAATGAACCAAGGaaaattttgaagtgaaaaataaGAGATATCAACGAAACAATTTGCCAGCAACTTTACTTTCTGTCttgaagaaataaaagaaaacttgaGGCTGTAGACAACATACCGTAGATCCAACTCCCTTGAGGACTCCAACAATCGTGGTAGTTAAAGCTGAGTTAACGATGGTACACAGGAACATAGTGTAGTTCAAGACAATGCCCATCACCAACGAAAGAATAAGAATTGCAAGAAATGATATTGAACTACTCTGTTCATGGGGGAAAAACCAGTTTTagaaccaaaataagcattcagaAACAATAAAAATAGACAGTAACCTAGAGTTGCAATCTAAATCCTGGTCTCCGATTGTTCATTCTGAATATAGCAAAGAACCTAAccttttcaaataaaatagataaaGAATTTGGAAATTCTCCTGTGGCTATGATAAGGAATAACAGAAATGGCAAAGACAAAAAGCTGTTGTAAAACATGATCTCAATTGATGAAAGCCCATCCTCTGCTCCTGATTTCTCCACTAACACAAGGTACATGGTCTGAAAAAGAAACAAGGGCATGTAACTAAGACGTATTTAATCTCAAATAAGTGAGATGATACATGCAACAAAATCactaaatgataaaaacaaggcGAGACCTGGAAGAAAACAGAAATAAAGGCCAAACTGTATCCAAAAAGATCAAAGGAAAAATCTCCAAGCGCCGCAATAAGAACTCCAGTAGCAGTAAGTATAACAGAAAGTGTTACCTGAAATAAGAGAGAAAGTCCTATTACAGTAGGgttataaatagaaatataaaaaaatagagGTGGTGACACTTAGTAAATTGGTCAGCAAAATCTTGATGGGTGATTAATTGGTAGGCCATCATGGTCAGTAGATGGAAATTCTCTTCTACAGATGCCAAATTGGTATATCAGtaaaaaggaaaattttcacATGTTTCATGTATCAGTTCTTTGAATTAATTGAAGGTAATGCTCGAGCTTTGatttcatcatcaacaacaacaaacccagtgtaatcccacatgtGAGACTCGAGTTTTGAATTAAAGAATAcatacattaaaaaaaaaaaaacctcacTCTACAAACAAAAATAGGAAATAAACTAGTCCCAACAACTAGAAAGTAGAAAAGAAGAGAATATGCCATTACAAACGACATCATCAGCGTCAGGTATACAAAGTCTAAGAAGAGCAAGTAAGGGTGTTGGCATGTCAAAACGGAAAAAACAGTGGCCCCACCGGAACCAACAAGGGCGGAGGTAGGGTATTCTTTACGGGTTCGACCGAACCCTGTAGCTTTTGTGTGGACCCTGTATGTatattagaaaatttattaaatttgtaTTTATATATAATCGAGAACCCAGTAACTAAAACCTACTATGGGTTCGGTGTCAAGTTCAAAACCCACCAACTTTAAATCTTAGCTCTACCTCTGGTAATCAATGTAATGGGCCCTCAAAGTGCAAGAATATTTCCAAGTtcaaaaaggagaaaaggaaaacaaatgacaATAATCCTAGTCCCAAGAAGCTATACCTCAATAGCGATGCTCTTTGGTACcaaattttttcttaatttacaacaacaacatacccagtctTATCCCACACCGTatggtctggggagggtagtgtgtatgcagaccttacccttaccttgtgaggacagagaggttgtttccaatagaccttcGGCTAAGGAAAACACaagcaccacattaataaaaatacagacaagaagggacagtaccaaaagctatataaaagcagaataaaaacaacaaggtAATAAAGTAatccacaatgaaagaaaacaacagttAGTCATAAAAATCTACTGCCCACAGAAAGCGAGATTGTGtgtcaatactactgttatgaacactctagactacctactctactaccctaattctcgatcttcataccttcctatcaagggtcatgtcctcggtcagctgaaactgcgccatgtcttgcctaatcacctctccccacctttTCTTtggtctacctctacctctacctctccgtaggccccctccaatgtcaacctctcacacctcctcaccggggcgtctgtgttcctcctcctcacatgaccaaaccacttAAGCCGcgtttcccgcatcttgtcctcaataggagccacacccaccttgtcgcgaataacctcatttctgatcctatctaacctggtgtgcccgcacatccatctcaacatcctcatctcttctaccttcatcttctggacatgagcgatcttgactggccaacactcagccccatacaacaacGTTGGTCataccaccactctgtagaacttacccttaagtttcgttggcaccttcttgtcacataaAACACCgaaagcgagtctccatttcatccatcccgccccaatctccccatccccctgaataatagacccaaggtacttaaaactccctctcctagggatgacttgCGAGTCCAGCCTCACTTCCTCTtccctccttgagtctcgccactgaacttacactctaaTTATTCTgccttggtcctgctcaacttaaaACTTTTAGATTCCaggtctgcctccatacctctaattgcgcgttcacaccgtctggcgtctcgtcaatcaatacaatatcatctgcaaatagtaTGCACCACAGCACCTCCCTTGAATGTGgcgcgtcagtacgtccatcaccagagcaaacaaaaaagggccgAGTGTCAACCCCTGATGCAACCTCATCATAACCGGGAAATGGTCCGAGTCCCCACCCATcgtcctcactcgggtctttactccatcaCACGTCTTTAATCAGCCTAACATAGGCAACAAGTACACCTCTAGcatccaaacatctccacaaaacctccct contains:
- the LOC107769671 gene encoding UDP-galactose/UDP-glucose transporter 7-like, producing the protein MEIMDTSPYLSLFSALSYGIASMAMVFINKAVIMQYAHSMTLLTVQQLATALLIHFGRVMGYTRARGLNAETAKKLFPVSLFYNANVGFALASLKGVNIPMYIAIKRLTPLAVLVAGFFTGKAKPTTQVTLSVILTATGVLIAALGDFSFDLFGYSLAFISVFFQTMYLVLVEKSGAEDGLSSIEIMFYNSFLSLPFLLFLIIATGEFPNSLSILFEKSSSISFLAILILSLVMGIVLNYTMFLCTIVNSALTTTIVGVLKGVGSTTLGFVMLGGVEVHALNVTGLVVNTAGGVWYSFAKYQQKKSKLPKIIESHRK